The DNA window GCGGCACTGGGAGTGATCGACGGTTGGATGGCGGAGGAACGGTTCGAGCCCGTTCGAAGTTCGCTTGAGAGGATCCGCGAAAGGTTGGAAACCAGGGTGGTCGACTAGGCGCCCGGGGCCAGCGCCAGCATGACCACGAAGAAGAGCACGGAGGCGATCATGCCGATCAGGAAGATGTCGTAGCTGATCCGCACCTGCTTGTATTTCAGACCGAGCGCGCGGCCGAGGTAGTAGACGTCCTGGATCATGCTTGAGAAGATGTAGTTCTCGTCCTTCAGCAATTCCCGCATCGCCCAATCGAAGTCCTCGCGCTTCGAAGCGTGGAAGTTCCCGAAGAAGAGCAGGTTGGTTTTCCGCTGGCGAACGGCGTCGCGGGTGAAGGTGCCGGTTCCGACAGCTGGGCGGATGGAAAGAATGCTGAAGCTGAGGGAAACGAGGCACACGCAGAACATCAGGATCGTCGGCCAGAGGAGATGGGATTGCTCCTTGAGATGTGGAACGAGCAGGGTCGTCAGTGCGCCAATGATGATCGAGTTCGCGCAAATCATCACATAGGCCTTGTTGTCGGCGATGAAGGTGAACTCGACATGGGTCGAGACCACATTTCGGAACATCGTGTCCGCGAAACCTTCGACGCGGGGGCTGAGTTCGATCGGTTCCGGGGCGTTTTCGGGACTCTGGGGGGATTCGTTCATGGGGTTGGGTCGGGAGTGTCGAGCACGATGGATGCCTCTCTTCTTCCGAGATTGGCCCGGGAGCTGCAGCAGGGTGAATGAAATTCATGGAGGTAGGCATCTGTCATGCACCATATTCCTCACGCGAACCCGAATTGCCTTGTTCGCCCGAACGCCGGGTTGAGCATGGGAGGAATGGTGTTTGGTCCGTTCCCCCGGATCGCGGTTCTTTTCCTGATGGTGCTTGGAGGTGCCATGGCGGAGCCGCCGAAAGAGGGTGGAGAGTTGGTGGTAGTGGAGAACCAGGTGGACCGGTCTCCGGCGACGACGGCGTGGACCAAGGCGGCGCTAGGTGACGCGGTCGGCTGGCAAGAGCAGGTCCGGACGGGCGAGCTGAGCCGCGCGGGGATCGAGCTTTCCACCGGTGGGGTGCTGCGACTCAGCGAACTGACCAGCTTGCGGCTCCAGCCACCGAAAAAACAGGACGACGATCCGCGCAGCCGGATCAACTTCACGAAGGGCGCGGCCTACTTTTTCAGCCGGACCGAAAAGGAGGCGGACATCGAGACCCCGACGGCCAGCCTCAACATTCGCGGGACCGAGTTCGTTCTGGAAGTCGGCGCGAACGGGACCACGACGGTGACGATGATCGATGGCGCGGTCGGCCTGTCGAATGCCCTTGGCGCCATCGATCTGTCGAGCGGCGAGCAGGGGATCGCCGAGCCCGGGCGGGCCCCGCGCAAGACGGCGGTGCTCGATGCCACGGAAGACATCCAGTTCTTCCTCTACTACCCGGGGATCGTCGATCCGGCCGGCTTCGACGGTCTCGGAGCGGCATTCGGGCCGTCGCGGAAGGCCTATGCCGATGGCGACCTGCTGAAGGCGCTCGAGCTGCTGCCGCAGCCGGTGAACGTGGCCGAGTTTCAGTTTGCCGCGGCGGTGAAGCTCGCGAGCGGGAGGATCGACGAGGTCGATGAGGATCTGCGGCGCGCCGGGGCCGGTCCGATGACCGATTCGCTGCGGTTGCTGATCGATGTGGTGAAGAAGCCGGCGGCCGAGATGATCGATGCGGTCGCGCCGGCGACGCCCGAGGGCCGGTTGGCGATTTCCTACGTCCACCAGTCCGCGGGCGATCTTGAAGGGGCTCTGGCGGCGGCCAAAGAGGCGGTCGGGCAGTCGCCGGAGTTCGGTTTGGCGTGGGCGAGGGTGGCGGAGCTGGAGTTCGGGTTCGGGCGAAACGACCTGGCCGAGACTGCTGTCGATCGCGCGCTGGCACTCAGTCCACGCAACGCACAGGCGATCGCCTT is part of the Haloferula helveola genome and encodes:
- a CDS encoding Pycsar system effector family protein; translation: MNESPQSPENAPEPIELSPRVEGFADTMFRNVVSTHVEFTFIADNKAYVMICANSIIIGALTTLLVPHLKEQSHLLWPTILMFCVCLVSLSFSILSIRPAVGTGTFTRDAVRQRKTNLLFFGNFHASKREDFDWAMRELLKDENYIFSSMIQDVYYLGRALGLKYKQVRISYDIFLIGMIASVLFFVVMLALAPGA